A single region of the Streptomyces caelestis genome encodes:
- the rsmI gene encoding 16S rRNA (cytidine(1402)-2'-O)-methyltransferase — MTGTLVLAGTPIGDTADAPPRLAEELAGADVVAAEDTRRLRRLTQALGVTPKGRVVSYFEGNESARTPELVEELVGGARVLLVTDAGMPSVSDPGYRLVAAAVERDVRVTAVPGPSAVLTALALSGLPVDRFCFEGFLPRKAGERLGRLREVAGERRTLVYFEAPHRLDDTLAAMAEVFGAERRAAVCRELTKTYEEVRRGGLGELAAWAAEGVRGEITVVVEGAPERGPEEIGAEELVRRVRVREEAGERRKEAIAAVAVEAGVPKRVVFDAVVAAKNAG; from the coding sequence GTGACCGGAACCCTCGTACTCGCAGGCACCCCCATCGGCGACACCGCGGACGCCCCGCCCCGGCTCGCCGAGGAACTGGCCGGAGCCGATGTCGTCGCCGCCGAGGACACGCGGCGGCTGCGGCGGCTGACCCAGGCGCTCGGCGTCACACCCAAGGGGCGGGTGGTGTCGTACTTCGAGGGCAACGAGTCCGCGCGGACGCCGGAGCTGGTCGAGGAACTGGTGGGCGGGGCGCGGGTGCTGCTCGTCACGGACGCGGGGATGCCGTCCGTGTCCGACCCCGGGTACCGGCTGGTCGCCGCCGCCGTCGAGCGGGACGTCCGGGTCACCGCAGTGCCCGGGCCGTCCGCCGTGCTCACCGCGCTCGCGCTGTCCGGGCTGCCCGTCGACCGGTTCTGCTTCGAGGGGTTCCTGCCGCGCAAGGCGGGGGAGCGGCTGGGGCGGCTGCGGGAGGTGGCCGGGGAGCGGCGCACGCTCGTCTACTTCGAGGCTCCGCACCGGCTCGACGACACGCTCGCGGCGATGGCCGAGGTGTTCGGGGCGGAGCGGCGGGCCGCGGTGTGCCGGGAGCTGACCAAGACGTACGAGGAAGTACGGCGCGGGGGGCTGGGGGAGCTGGCGGCCTGGGCCGCGGAGGGTGTGCGCGGGGAGATCACCGTGGTGGTGGAGGGGGCGCCGGAGCGAGGGCCCGAGGAGATCGGGGCGGAGGAGCTGGTGCGGCGGGTCCGGGTGCGGGAGGAGGCCGGGGAGCGGCGCAAGGAGGCGATCGCCGCGGTGGCGGTGGAGGCCGGGGTGCCGAAGAGGGTTGTCTTTGATGCGGTGGTTGCCGCGAAGAACGCCGGCTGA